The Gemmata palustris genome includes a region encoding these proteins:
- a CDS encoding tetratricopeptide repeat protein yields the protein MTPWHRNEYILKGLFFGLWAFFALQVPPTSQDAWKDIFWVLGWVGTGLAVGLVLGVGRLVRRGVKPWANWKAFPLLVLLESSVFIYAGIMTGLMCGILSGRELAEPWARPLAQLFGLTWDDIKHTPPVSEWLSFCAFGGAVLGFGLYRMRQIEDGRWRFLTGIGVAAAFVYLASEYILEIKVPDPTDATKSVSLFESAASRVNLGIYLLLGLPFFYLLTFCGEAEESEVEIMTFCGVLGIALHLVGFATAVPGVGAAAPFLIPIVLYFVYATRVLPGLRVFKHVLRGFSYMNLGQLALAIRFFRRALELNPNSELALEGMHRLHNNLTLATLERHPDLIEELDFKLCLDRSTALLMVPPTQAARDEAARFLDLVEKKKPVYLARVDYLRVISLVHAKQYEFASEALARLLSPETPGYHPTVRNQVLFDAWFLAIDGPKGLTDRMGWPELNKPGRRMEAIGAVERKLAADANNEKAKEYRNVLYSGLQEGEFVAAVAVGGAPKDFNYDYVEQLGYQLADDNDPERRERGLGYLRIAGRGLLARAPGIFKKLADASEKYGDAHTARGYSEQIKLAGRTFGPRNFAKDQKEIYLNALRKLAALAEAEGDVIKAEADAADANGDAVGREKKDAEARPYYESAITDLQLYRDDGGGAVLEAYRKIAELYGKTRDALNAVINTAAALEYSSSDPDLLQKRDSYYYSVTIERLTRAKESVGKWFDVGYCVKKAMSILNRSDADADLLDWATHLARLAKVIEPTSNRVRMLEARCLLRRGERDGGLQLLEDVREGPKGSGDEEEAWYNATRLLGQLYLEELSRPDLAVRAYLDYKDYHKSGADTLFNIAKCYEAMNEPANAIKYYNAVTVYEEHPKYWDAKEALRRLGKE from the coding sequence ATGACCCCCTGGCACCGTAACGAATACATCCTGAAGGGCTTGTTCTTCGGGTTGTGGGCCTTCTTCGCACTCCAAGTTCCCCCCACGTCCCAAGACGCCTGGAAGGACATCTTCTGGGTACTCGGCTGGGTCGGGACCGGGCTCGCCGTCGGCTTGGTGCTCGGCGTCGGCCGGCTCGTGCGCCGCGGCGTGAAACCGTGGGCCAACTGGAAAGCGTTCCCGCTGCTGGTTCTGCTCGAGAGCTCGGTGTTCATCTATGCCGGGATCATGACCGGCTTGATGTGCGGCATCTTGTCCGGCCGCGAACTCGCCGAGCCGTGGGCGCGACCGCTCGCTCAACTTTTCGGCCTCACATGGGACGACATCAAGCACACACCGCCCGTCAGCGAATGGCTCTCGTTCTGCGCGTTCGGCGGGGCGGTCCTGGGTTTCGGTTTGTACCGCATGCGGCAGATCGAAGACGGCCGGTGGCGGTTCCTGACCGGCATTGGCGTCGCTGCGGCGTTCGTGTACCTCGCGTCCGAGTACATCCTCGAAATCAAGGTGCCGGACCCGACTGACGCGACAAAGAGCGTGTCGCTGTTCGAGAGCGCTGCGTCGCGCGTCAACCTGGGCATTTACCTGCTCCTCGGGCTGCCGTTCTTCTACCTGCTCACCTTCTGCGGCGAGGCGGAAGAGTCCGAGGTCGAGATCATGACGTTCTGCGGCGTTCTCGGGATCGCGCTCCACCTGGTCGGGTTCGCCACGGCGGTTCCCGGTGTCGGCGCCGCGGCCCCGTTTCTGATTCCGATCGTGTTGTACTTCGTGTACGCGACGCGCGTCTTACCCGGCCTGCGGGTGTTCAAACACGTCCTCCGCGGGTTCAGTTACATGAACTTGGGGCAACTCGCGCTCGCCATCCGGTTCTTCCGCCGTGCGCTCGAACTGAACCCGAACAGCGAACTCGCGCTCGAGGGGATGCACCGGCTCCACAACAATCTCACACTGGCGACGCTCGAGCGGCACCCGGACCTGATCGAAGAACTCGATTTCAAACTCTGCCTCGATCGCTCCACGGCGCTTCTCATGGTCCCGCCGACGCAGGCGGCGCGTGATGAAGCCGCGCGGTTCCTCGACTTGGTGGAGAAGAAGAAGCCGGTTTACCTCGCGCGGGTCGATTACCTGCGCGTGATCTCCTTGGTTCACGCGAAGCAGTACGAGTTCGCGAGCGAGGCGCTCGCACGGCTCCTCAGCCCGGAGACCCCCGGGTACCACCCGACCGTGCGCAACCAGGTGCTGTTCGATGCGTGGTTCCTGGCGATTGACGGCCCGAAGGGGCTGACCGACCGGATGGGCTGGCCCGAACTCAACAAACCCGGCCGGCGGATGGAAGCGATCGGCGCCGTCGAGCGGAAGCTCGCGGCCGATGCGAACAACGAGAAGGCGAAAGAGTACCGCAACGTGCTCTATTCCGGCTTGCAGGAAGGGGAGTTCGTCGCGGCCGTGGCGGTCGGCGGGGCACCGAAGGACTTCAACTACGATTACGTCGAGCAACTGGGCTACCAACTCGCGGACGACAACGACCCGGAGCGCCGGGAGCGCGGGTTGGGGTACCTCCGTATTGCCGGGCGCGGGCTACTTGCGCGTGCCCCCGGGATCTTCAAGAAGCTCGCGGACGCGAGTGAAAAATACGGGGACGCTCACACCGCGCGCGGCTACTCGGAGCAGATCAAGCTCGCCGGGCGGACGTTCGGCCCGCGGAACTTCGCGAAGGACCAGAAGGAAATCTACCTCAACGCGCTCCGCAAACTCGCGGCACTTGCGGAGGCCGAAGGCGACGTCATCAAGGCGGAAGCGGACGCGGCCGATGCGAACGGTGACGCGGTCGGGCGCGAGAAGAAGGACGCGGAGGCCAGGCCCTATTACGAGTCCGCGATCACCGACCTCCAGTTGTACCGCGACGACGGCGGCGGGGCCGTTCTGGAAGCGTACCGCAAGATCGCCGAACTGTACGGCAAGACGCGCGACGCGCTGAACGCGGTCATCAACACGGCCGCGGCACTGGAGTACAGCAGCAGCGACCCGGACCTGCTCCAGAAGCGCGACAGCTACTACTACTCGGTGACCATCGAGCGCCTGACCCGGGCGAAGGAGAGCGTCGGGAAGTGGTTCGACGTGGGGTACTGCGTGAAGAAGGCGATGAGCATCCTGAACCGCTCCGACGCGGACGCGGACCTGCTCGACTGGGCCACGCACCTCGCGCGGCTGGCCAAGGTGATCGAACCGACCAGTAACCGCGTGCGGATGCTGGAAGCGCGGTGCCTGCTGCGGCGCGGGGAGCGCGACGGGGGGCTCCAGCTTTTGGAAGACGTGCGCGAGGGGCCGAAGGGTTCGGGGGACGAAGAAGAGGCGTGGTACAACGCGACGCGGCTCCTGGGTCAGTTGTACCTCGAGGAACTGAGCCGCCCGGACCTCGCGGTGCGCGCCTACCTGGACTACAAGGACTATCACAAGAGCGGCGCGGACACGCTGTTCAACATCGCGAAGTGCTACGAGGCGATGAACGAGCCCGCGAACGCGATCAAGTATTACAACGCGGTCACGGTGTACGAAGAGCACCCGAAGTATTGGGACGCGAAGGAAGCGCTCCGGCGCTTGGGCAAGGAGTGA
- a CDS encoding AI-2E family transporter has product MNLNITLATRIGLNLCAIFGITAALFLGSSIFIPIVFSVLLASVLFPFAKFMHERLHLPWFFACLTALLGLVALHLVVIGAFAWAIPKTIVGLPQDEQAWIAQYNTIQSNLSQLFPIKDNDEFFGRYDLNRTPPKAVSLVRKQLTEEQLSSGLVKLSVLGLDHLWQAILVLFVTLFLLLEGQMLADKVKAIFGPSLEIRGRVTVALAEMSEAIRTYLVWRTIVNLGLALVLGSVYWYLGLKHWYLWALLVAVLSYVPYIGTIAAGIPPLVDALLFVDPYTAPMGSALLTAFGIAVFYTCVVTFEGYIIVPWVMGRSMDLNATTVLLACLYWHQVWGVAGLFLAMPLMAALKAICMQVEGWQGWGHLMGSGPAVELKLDNSATEKARLEAIEQAMGGNGEQTVVMDPNDDRKGAAQPGDTKSGGYAP; this is encoded by the coding sequence ATGAATCTAAACATCACGCTCGCGACCCGCATCGGGCTGAACCTGTGTGCCATTTTCGGCATCACCGCCGCGCTGTTCCTCGGCAGTAGTATCTTCATCCCGATCGTGTTCTCGGTGCTGCTCGCCTCGGTGCTGTTCCCGTTCGCGAAGTTCATGCACGAGCGCCTGCACCTGCCCTGGTTCTTCGCGTGCCTCACCGCGCTGTTGGGGCTGGTCGCACTCCACCTGGTCGTGATCGGCGCGTTCGCGTGGGCGATCCCAAAAACCATCGTCGGGCTGCCGCAAGACGAGCAGGCGTGGATCGCCCAGTACAACACGATCCAGTCGAACCTGAGTCAGCTCTTCCCCATTAAGGACAACGACGAGTTCTTCGGCCGGTACGACCTGAACCGAACGCCCCCGAAGGCGGTCAGTCTGGTCCGCAAGCAACTGACCGAGGAGCAACTTTCGAGCGGGCTCGTCAAGCTGTCCGTGCTGGGCCTCGACCACCTGTGGCAAGCGATCCTGGTCCTGTTCGTCACGCTGTTCCTGCTGCTCGAAGGGCAGATGCTGGCCGACAAGGTGAAGGCCATTTTCGGCCCGTCGCTGGAGATCCGCGGGCGCGTGACCGTCGCGCTGGCGGAGATGTCCGAGGCGATCCGCACGTACCTCGTGTGGCGCACGATCGTGAACCTCGGTCTGGCGCTGGTGCTGGGCAGCGTGTACTGGTACCTGGGGCTGAAGCACTGGTACCTGTGGGCGCTGCTGGTCGCGGTTCTCAGTTACGTGCCGTACATCGGTACGATCGCGGCCGGCATCCCGCCGCTCGTGGACGCGCTACTGTTCGTCGACCCGTACACCGCGCCGATGGGCAGCGCACTACTCACCGCGTTCGGCATCGCGGTCTTCTACACGTGCGTGGTCACCTTCGAGGGCTACATTATCGTGCCGTGGGTGATGGGGCGGAGCATGGACTTGAACGCCACGACGGTCCTGCTCGCGTGCCTCTACTGGCACCAGGTTTGGGGCGTCGCGGGGCTGTTCCTGGCGATGCCACTTATGGCGGCGCTCAAAGCGATCTGTATGCAGGTGGAGGGGTGGCAGGGGTGGGGCCACCTCATGGGATCCGGCCCCGCGGTCGAACTGAAGCTCGACAACTCGGCGACGGAAAAAGCGCGGCTCGAAGCCATCGAACAAGCGATGGGGGGCAACGGCGAGCAGACGGTCGTAATGGACCCGAACGACGATCGGAAAGGCGCAGCCCAGCCGGGCGACACCAAAAGCGGCGGGTACGCCCCCTGA
- a CDS encoding bifunctional 5,10-methylenetetrahydrofolate dehydrogenase/5,10-methenyltetrahydrofolate cyclohydrolase, whose translation MAAQRLDGKALAATMRSEIAARVAERARAGKRVPGLAAVLVGEDPASQQYVKNKHKACQDAGLATTVHRLPASTTQAELLELVARLNADPAVHGILVQLPLPKQIDDGAIIRAVSPSKDVDCFHPENVGLLAAGHPRFYPCTPHGVLQLLERNGIATAGKEVVVVGRSNIVGKPLAVMLMQKPTATNPAAGDATVTVAHTRTRGLADVCRRADILIAAAGVPGIVTAEMVKPGAAVVDVGTNNVDGRWLGDVHKDVESVAGWLSPVPGGVGPMTITMLLYNTLDAAKQIDG comes from the coding sequence ATGGCGGCTCAACGACTCGATGGAAAAGCTCTGGCCGCAACGATGCGGTCGGAGATCGCCGCGCGCGTGGCCGAACGCGCGCGGGCCGGGAAGCGCGTGCCCGGGTTGGCGGCCGTGCTCGTCGGCGAAGACCCGGCCAGTCAGCAGTACGTGAAGAACAAGCACAAGGCGTGTCAGGACGCGGGGCTCGCCACCACCGTTCACCGGCTCCCCGCCTCCACGACACAAGCGGAGTTACTCGAACTCGTCGCGCGCCTGAACGCGGACCCGGCCGTTCACGGCATCCTGGTGCAGCTCCCGCTCCCGAAGCAGATCGACGACGGCGCGATCATCCGCGCGGTGTCCCCCAGTAAGGACGTGGACTGTTTCCACCCCGAAAACGTGGGCCTCCTCGCCGCCGGGCACCCGCGGTTCTACCCCTGCACGCCGCACGGCGTGTTACAGTTGCTGGAGCGCAACGGCATCGCGACCGCGGGGAAAGAAGTCGTCGTGGTCGGGCGCAGTAACATCGTCGGCAAGCCGCTCGCGGTTATGTTGATGCAGAAACCGACCGCGACGAACCCCGCGGCCGGCGACGCGACGGTGACCGTGGCGCACACTCGCACCCGGGGCCTCGCCGACGTGTGCCGGCGTGCCGATATCCTCATTGCGGCGGCCGGTGTCCCCGGAATCGTCACCGCGGAGATGGTGAAACCGGGCGCCGCGGTGGTCGATGTGGGTACGAACAACGTGGACGGCCGCTGGCTCGGGGACGTTCACAAGGATGTTGAATCCGTAGCCGGGTGGCTCTCGCCGGTGCCCGGCGGCGTCGGACCGATGACGATCACGATGCTGCTCTACAACACGCTGGACGCGGCCAAGCAAATTGACGGGTAA
- a CDS encoding SIR2 family NAD-dependent protein deacylase, which translates to MTDTELSAALDEAADWLRIAERVCVLSGAGVSAESGVPTFRASDGLWEGHRIEDVASPDGWDRNPLLVWQFYNARRANVATVKPNPGHHALVEMEKRWGDRFTLVTQNVDGLHLEAGSVNVLEIHGSLRQTRCTACESVANRGLEPLGDAPECPQCHGRLRPHIVWFGEGLPDDVWSAAMVAAHECNVLLVVGTSAVVHPAASLIPISKRHKAVPAKVIEVNLTPTEASAYADVGLYGPSGEILPKLMQRLG; encoded by the coding sequence ATGACTGACACAGAACTGAGCGCTGCGCTCGATGAGGCGGCGGATTGGCTCCGTATCGCGGAGCGCGTGTGCGTGCTGAGCGGCGCGGGAGTGTCCGCCGAAAGTGGAGTGCCCACGTTCCGCGCGAGTGACGGCTTGTGGGAAGGGCACCGCATCGAAGACGTGGCCAGCCCCGACGGGTGGGACCGCAATCCCTTATTGGTGTGGCAGTTTTACAACGCCCGCCGCGCGAACGTGGCGACCGTGAAACCCAACCCCGGGCACCACGCGCTCGTGGAGATGGAGAAGCGGTGGGGCGACCGCTTCACCCTGGTCACGCAGAACGTTGACGGGTTGCACCTTGAAGCCGGCAGCGTGAACGTGTTGGAGATTCACGGCAGCCTTCGACAGACCCGCTGTACGGCGTGTGAATCCGTCGCGAATCGCGGATTAGAGCCGCTCGGTGACGCGCCCGAATGCCCGCAGTGCCACGGCCGGTTGCGCCCGCACATCGTGTGGTTCGGTGAGGGTCTGCCCGACGACGTCTGGAGCGCGGCGATGGTCGCGGCACACGAGTGCAACGTGCTCCTCGTTGTGGGAACGTCGGCGGTCGTCCACCCGGCCGCGTCGCTGATCCCGATCTCCAAGCGACACAAAGCGGTACCCGCGAAGGTGATCGAAGTGAACCTGACGCCCACCGAGGCCAGCGCCTACGCGGACGTCGGGTTGTACGGGCCGTCCGGCGAAATACTACCGAAACTGATGCAGCGGTTGGGGTGA
- a CDS encoding 3'(2'),5'-bisphosphate nucleotidase CysQ family protein has protein sequence MANRVFASGWYNFGVMMTFQDELSAAREAAARASDLLRREYEQFTAIPDAPVTISTHADKASQELILGFLHDRFPADALCAEESTPAFDSLPKIGRRAWVVDPIDGTRGFAKKVGQFSVMIGFLVDGQPVVGVVAEPAQNRTTFASVGGGCWTHTGDAEPTRCRVSAHGFSELVLVQSWSKTGMSPKPVQALTPVRVVETYSGGVKLAHVARGEADVYANTYEAFADWDICAGHLLVTEAGGVVTDLRGNSIVYQGENFKQTRGLIATNGSIHAEAVSRLATV, from the coding sequence TTGGCGAACCGCGTGTTCGCGAGCGGGTGGTACAACTTCGGAGTGATGATGACGTTTCAGGACGAACTGTCCGCGGCGCGCGAAGCGGCAGCACGGGCGAGCGATTTACTCCGGCGCGAGTACGAGCAGTTCACCGCGATCCCCGACGCACCGGTGACGATCAGTACCCACGCGGACAAGGCGTCCCAAGAACTGATTCTGGGGTTCCTCCACGACCGCTTCCCGGCGGATGCACTGTGCGCGGAAGAATCCACCCCCGCGTTCGATTCGCTCCCGAAAATCGGGCGCCGGGCGTGGGTGGTCGACCCGATCGACGGCACCCGCGGGTTCGCGAAGAAGGTCGGGCAGTTCTCGGTGATGATCGGTTTCCTTGTCGACGGACAGCCGGTCGTGGGAGTCGTGGCGGAACCCGCCCAGAACCGGACGACGTTCGCATCCGTTGGAGGCGGGTGCTGGACCCACACGGGCGACGCGGAGCCGACCCGCTGCCGGGTGTCGGCTCACGGGTTCAGCGAGTTAGTTTTGGTTCAAAGCTGGTCGAAAACGGGCATGTCGCCGAAGCCGGTTCAAGCTCTCACACCGGTTCGAGTGGTCGAGACGTATTCCGGCGGAGTGAAACTCGCACACGTCGCACGCGGAGAAGCCGACGTGTACGCGAACACTTATGAGGCGTTCGCCGACTGGGACATCTGCGCGGGGCACTTGCTCGTGACCGAGGCCGGCGGTGTGGTCACCGATCTGAGAGGCAATTCGATCGTCTACCAGGGCGAGAACTTCAAACAAACACGCGGACTGATCGCGACCAACGGTTCCATCCATGCCGAAGCCGTCTCGCGACTCGCCACAGTGTGA
- a CDS encoding ABC transporter ATP-binding protein, translating to MGSTALAQIHKSFVKSPSARWAALVSSIGAAVTYALLLLLLYLFVDLLVWRGEIPTYAQLSATRKREFADEWAGRSDADRAEAVARLGWPVLRAKRLEARTDEDLKPLAKAQGEEHLFADEWEARWQSGVYLALRDRVNQAAADNYLPPPGWERTDKSENVDPEARPQFGILSLVVRERNRWTGPVLGWLASWNKWTWAPGPKGSANVPYLTGLFVLAFGLAAVRGVLVNALAYLSAAVTLDAVTRLRRAVYFHTYRLGSLTMQTLGTAEVADLLTRRVEEIGDAIQARFTSAVRYRLLVVFLVGLIVLVNFWLALSFLALAALVWLVGGQVAAHFRREGRIGERQAAATLALLSESMALFRLVKCFQMERFNQARVERQLTESGRANWRRLRGTSMAAPLLGSVVLVTGVALLYLAARGVLAGGFSVAGLAVMAVALVSLAVPIARLFDHALKVRRGHEAADAILEFLERRGEAAEAADAEFLPGLTTRMEFRHVTLNDPATGRRILEDVTFAVPAGASIAIVGQNAAEKHALVSMIPRFLDPTSGEVRIEDKNIRWVTHESLRTQVALVMQDDLTFTDTAANNIGVGDPSHNLPQIIEAAKLAHAHQFIEKLPFGYETLVGNGGHSLTPGERFRIALARALLRDPSILIIEEPTGPVDEDTLALFDDTLARVSGGRTVIFLAQRLSTLRNVDRVFLLKNGQVEADGAHDELWKSNDSYRRLQILADATATEHPALKTDS from the coding sequence GTGGGCAGCACTGCACTCGCGCAAATCCACAAAAGCTTCGTCAAATCGCCCAGCGCTCGCTGGGCGGCACTCGTCAGTTCCATTGGGGCGGCCGTTACCTACGCGCTGCTCCTACTGCTCCTGTACCTCTTCGTCGATCTTCTCGTCTGGCGCGGCGAAATCCCGACCTACGCGCAACTCTCGGCCACGCGGAAGCGCGAGTTCGCCGACGAATGGGCCGGGCGCTCGGACGCGGACCGAGCCGAGGCGGTCGCGCGCCTGGGGTGGCCGGTGCTCCGCGCCAAGCGGCTCGAAGCCCGCACGGACGAAGACCTGAAACCGCTCGCGAAGGCGCAGGGCGAGGAGCACCTCTTTGCAGACGAGTGGGAAGCGCGCTGGCAGTCGGGCGTGTACCTCGCGCTCCGCGACCGCGTGAACCAAGCCGCGGCCGATAACTACTTGCCGCCCCCGGGCTGGGAACGCACGGACAAGTCCGAGAACGTCGACCCGGAGGCGCGCCCGCAGTTCGGAATTCTGAGTCTCGTTGTGCGCGAACGCAACCGGTGGACCGGTCCGGTCCTCGGCTGGCTCGCGTCGTGGAACAAATGGACCTGGGCGCCGGGGCCGAAGGGTTCGGCCAACGTCCCCTATCTGACAGGGCTGTTCGTCCTGGCGTTCGGCCTCGCCGCGGTGCGCGGGGTACTCGTGAACGCGCTGGCGTACCTTTCGGCCGCGGTTACGCTCGACGCCGTCACCCGGCTCCGGCGGGCCGTCTACTTCCATACGTACCGGCTCGGGTCGCTCACGATGCAGACCCTGGGCACGGCCGAGGTCGCGGACCTGCTGACCCGGCGCGTCGAGGAGATCGGCGACGCGATCCAGGCGCGGTTCACGTCCGCGGTCCGGTACCGGTTGCTCGTGGTCTTCTTGGTCGGGTTGATCGTACTGGTGAACTTCTGGTTGGCGCTCAGTTTCCTGGCACTCGCCGCACTGGTGTGGTTGGTCGGGGGACAGGTGGCGGCACACTTCCGGCGCGAGGGGCGGATCGGCGAGCGCCAGGCAGCGGCCACGCTCGCGCTTTTAAGTGAAAGCATGGCGCTGTTCCGACTGGTGAAGTGCTTCCAGATGGAGCGGTTCAACCAGGCGCGGGTCGAGCGGCAGTTGACGGAATCGGGCCGCGCGAACTGGCGCCGGCTGCGGGGCACCTCAATGGCCGCCCCGTTGCTCGGCTCGGTCGTGCTCGTTACCGGGGTCGCGCTACTTTATCTTGCCGCCCGCGGGGTACTCGCGGGGGGGTTCTCGGTCGCGGGGCTCGCGGTTATGGCCGTTGCGCTCGTGTCGCTCGCCGTACCGATCGCTAGGCTGTTCGATCACGCACTGAAGGTCCGGCGCGGGCACGAGGCCGCGGACGCGATCCTCGAGTTCCTCGAACGGCGCGGCGAAGCGGCCGAGGCCGCGGACGCGGAGTTCCTACCGGGGCTGACGACCCGGATGGAGTTCCGGCACGTCACGCTCAACGACCCGGCGACCGGGCGGCGGATTCTGGAGGACGTGACGTTCGCGGTGCCCGCCGGCGCGAGCATCGCCATTGTGGGGCAGAACGCCGCAGAAAAGCACGCGCTCGTGTCCATGATCCCGCGGTTCCTCGATCCGACGTCCGGCGAGGTCCGAATCGAGGACAAGAACATTCGCTGGGTGACGCACGAATCGCTCCGCACCCAGGTCGCCCTCGTGATGCAGGACGACCTCACGTTCACCGACACCGCGGCGAACAACATCGGCGTCGGCGACCCGTCGCACAACCTCCCGCAAATCATTGAGGCCGCAAAACTCGCCCACGCCCACCAGTTCATCGAGAAGTTGCCGTTCGGCTACGAAACGCTCGTCGGGAACGGCGGGCACTCGCTCACCCCGGGCGAGCGGTTCCGGATCGCACTGGCGCGTGCCCTGCTCCGCGACCCGTCGATTCTCATCATCGAGGAGCCGACCGGCCCCGTGGACGAGGACACGCTCGCGCTGTTCGACGACACGCTCGCGCGCGTGTCCGGGGGCCGCACGGTCATCTTCCTCGCGCAGCGGCTCTCGACGCTCCGCAACGTGGACCGCGTGTTCCTCTTGAAGAACGGCCAGGTCGAAGCGGACGGCGCGCACGACGAACTCTGGAAATCCAACGACAGTTACCGCCGGCTGCAAATTCTCGCCGACGCGACGGCGACCGAGCACCCCGCACTGAAGACCGATTCGTAA
- a CDS encoding ABC transporter permease, whose product MFSTLTNDPTVLLAGVVLATLQFVAALPWLWAIDPKGFKSAASSPASLVYAILGLLVAGVAAGAYLVYKGDASNLSVNGRYIYGGLLHLQLIVDLFLLLPQVVMLVWPKGGVVAFAAFRESCRQPMFWLITGGATVAIWISVAIPYFTFGDDYKFMKQIGFDMVMLAATLFGVLAASMSISEEIEGRTAVTLMSKPVNRRQFLIGKFLGIVMACLVMSMLLNWTLTYALRANREYDSINNAADPTDPLATPTEKIVDPMTYQAQKTVVPPFKRVVPSVQGKAVAAGAGLWFSDAVAHTFGVMLGFGQVMILVAVASALATRLAFIVNLVLCLLVFFLGHLAPVVVQVTQRAQTQGGGTGVRLVGFLGRLFDALLPSLESFNMSRAIIRETELDLWQFGTYVLTVTGYSLIYTVIALLVGLLLFEDRDLA is encoded by the coding sequence GTTGACCAACGATCCGACCGTGCTGTTGGCCGGCGTGGTACTCGCCACCTTACAGTTCGTCGCCGCCCTTCCGTGGCTCTGGGCCATCGACCCGAAGGGCTTCAAGTCCGCCGCGTCCAGTCCCGCGTCGCTCGTCTACGCGATCCTGGGGCTACTCGTGGCCGGGGTCGCGGCGGGCGCGTACCTGGTTTACAAGGGCGACGCCTCGAACCTCTCGGTGAACGGGCGCTACATTTACGGCGGCCTGCTCCACCTGCAACTCATCGTGGACCTGTTCCTGCTCCTGCCGCAAGTCGTGATGCTGGTGTGGCCGAAGGGCGGGGTGGTCGCGTTCGCCGCGTTCCGCGAGAGCTGTCGGCAGCCCATGTTCTGGCTCATTACCGGCGGCGCCACGGTCGCCATCTGGATCTCGGTCGCGATCCCGTACTTCACGTTCGGCGACGACTACAAGTTCATGAAGCAGATCGGGTTCGACATGGTGATGCTGGCCGCGACCCTGTTCGGGGTGCTGGCCGCGAGCATGTCGATCAGCGAGGAAATCGAGGGGCGCACGGCGGTCACGCTGATGAGCAAGCCGGTGAACCGGCGCCAGTTCCTCATCGGCAAGTTCCTCGGCATCGTGATGGCGTGTCTGGTCATGTCGATGCTCCTCAACTGGACGCTGACCTACGCGCTGCGGGCGAACCGCGAGTACGATTCGATCAACAACGCCGCGGACCCGACGGACCCGCTCGCCACGCCCACGGAAAAGATCGTCGACCCGATGACCTATCAGGCGCAGAAGACCGTGGTCCCGCCGTTCAAGCGGGTCGTGCCGAGTGTGCAAGGGAAAGCCGTCGCCGCTGGTGCCGGGTTGTGGTTCTCCGACGCTGTTGCGCACACGTTCGGCGTCATGCTCGGTTTCGGGCAGGTCATGATCTTGGTCGCGGTCGCGTCGGCCCTGGCGACGCGACTGGCGTTCATCGTGAACCTCGTTCTGTGCCTGCTCGTGTTTTTCTTGGGCCACCTCGCGCCCGTCGTGGTGCAGGTGACCCAGCGCGCACAAACACAGGGCGGGGGCACGGGCGTCAGACTCGTCGGCTTCCTCGGGCGGCTGTTCGACGCGCTGCTCCCGTCGCTCGAGTCGTTCAACATGAGCCGCGCCATCATCCGCGAAACCGAACTCGACCTGTGGCAGTTCGGCACTTATGTGCTGACCGTGACCGGTTACTCGCTGATTTACACCGTCATCGCGCTCCTCGTCGGGCTACTCCTGTTTGAAGACCGGGACTTGGCGTAA